The proteins below are encoded in one region of Candidatus Binatia bacterium:
- the metH gene encoding methionine synthase, with amino-acid sequence MVKVEEKLKQLLRERILVIDGAMGTMIQAVKLDEAAFRGERFANHPKPLKGCNDLLSVTRPEVIEKIHQGFFEAGADIIETNTFNANAISLADYALEGEVHAINVAAARLARKVADAMNQKTPDRPRFVAGSIGPTNRTASLSPDVNNPAFRATTFDQLVDAYYEQVRGLVDGGVDLLLPETTFDTLNLKACLFAIGKFFDDRSVRLPVLASVTITDRSGRTLSGQTLDAFLTSISHADLTAVGINCAFGPEQMGPFIEELSRQSHLPIFAYPNAGLPNEFGGYDMGPEEIAKHLGAWAREGWLNLVGGCCGTTPAHIAAIARAVRGARPRVPAEPDRFTHLSGLEKLTIRPDSNFIMVGERTNVAGSRKFARLIREEQYEDALTVAREQVEGGANILDVNMDEGMLDSAKAMTVFLNHIAANPEISRIPIMIDSSNFDVIEAGLKCVQGKSVVNSLSLKEGEEEFRRRARLVKNYGAAVVVMAFDEEGQATTVEQRLKICRRAHKLLTEEIGFDESDIFFDTNILVVATGLEEHNEYAISFIEAAKQLKQFFPRCHISGGVSNISFSFRGNDAVREAMHAAFLYHAIQAGMDMGIVNAGQLSVYEQIPQELLGRVEDVLFNRRADATERLLELAESYKGSAKTAAEQEAWRDGSVEHRLSEAVIKGILDYIEPDLEEALKKYDRPLQIIEGPLMDGINVVGDLFGEGKMFLPQVVKSARVMKKAVACLTPLMEAEKKAADQGKSRAKLVFATVKGDVHDIGKNIVGVVLGCNNYEVIDLGVMVPADRIIETAVKEKADIIGLSGLITPSLDEMVHVAREMERCGLSVPLLIGGATTSKRHTAVKIAPAYRHETIHVMDASRAVPVVGRLATSQSRKELDAKNRAEQQEIRRAYEAKAAVQLLTYEEAERKKLHIDWDESHIHVPEFTGPKTLGDFPLRELVPYIDWSPFFHTWELRGRYPDLLNDPARGPAARELFANAQKLLSDIVEKKLLTARAVYGFFPANSVGDDIVLYTDASRAKELTRFHTLRQQKENQAAKPQLSLSDFVAPRESGLVDYVGAFAVTTGHGAQELAERFEKDYDQYNAIMAKALADRLAEAFAEYLHKRARADWGYGKSENLSNEDLIAEKYQGIRPAPGYPACPDHTEKRILFDLLGVEKAAGITLTENFAMLPAAAVSGLYFAHRESRYFAVSAVGKDQVESYAARKGMAVAEVERWLSPVLGYDPARQS; translated from the coding sequence AAGAAAAATTAAAGCAACTCCTCCGTGAGCGCATCCTCGTCATCGACGGCGCGATGGGCACGATGATCCAGGCTGTCAAGCTCGATGAAGCGGCGTTCCGCGGCGAACGATTTGCAAATCATCCGAAGCCGCTCAAAGGCTGCAACGATCTGCTCTCGGTGACGCGGCCCGAAGTCATCGAGAAAATCCACCAGGGTTTTTTCGAAGCCGGCGCCGACATCATCGAAACCAACACCTTCAACGCCAACGCCATTTCCCTCGCCGACTACGCTTTGGAGGGTGAGGTTCATGCTATCAACGTGGCGGCGGCAAGGCTCGCCCGAAAGGTCGCGGACGCGATGAACCAAAAGACGCCGGACCGGCCGCGCTTCGTGGCCGGCTCCATTGGGCCGACGAATCGGACGGCGTCGCTTTCGCCCGACGTCAACAATCCGGCCTTTCGAGCGACGACATTCGACCAGCTCGTCGATGCCTACTACGAGCAGGTGCGCGGCCTCGTAGACGGCGGTGTCGATCTGCTGTTGCCGGAAACCACGTTCGATACGTTGAACCTTAAGGCCTGTCTCTTCGCCATTGGCAAGTTTTTCGATGACCGCAGTGTCCGCCTGCCGGTTCTCGCCTCGGTGACGATCACGGACCGGAGCGGACGCACTCTTTCCGGTCAGACGTTGGACGCGTTCTTGACTTCGATCTCCCATGCGGACCTTACGGCGGTGGGCATCAACTGCGCTTTCGGTCCGGAACAGATGGGACCGTTCATCGAAGAGCTTTCGCGGCAGTCGCACCTGCCGATCTTCGCGTATCCGAACGCCGGGTTGCCGAATGAGTTCGGCGGCTATGACATGGGTCCTGAGGAGATCGCGAAGCATTTGGGAGCATGGGCTCGGGAAGGCTGGCTCAATCTGGTTGGCGGCTGCTGCGGCACGACGCCGGCGCACATCGCCGCGATCGCCCGGGCTGTGCGCGGGGCGCGGCCCCGTGTTCCCGCCGAGCCTGACCGGTTCACTCATCTAAGCGGTTTAGAAAAACTCACGATCCGTCCCGATTCCAACTTCATCATGGTCGGCGAGCGGACCAACGTTGCCGGCTCGCGCAAATTCGCCCGGCTCATCCGGGAAGAACAGTACGAAGACGCCCTGACGGTCGCGCGCGAGCAGGTCGAGGGGGGCGCGAATATTTTGGACGTCAACATGGACGAGGGCATGCTGGATTCCGCCAAGGCGATGACGGTGTTTCTCAATCACATCGCGGCCAACCCGGAGATCAGCCGGATCCCCATCATGATCGACAGCTCGAACTTCGACGTGATCGAGGCGGGGCTCAAGTGCGTCCAGGGGAAATCGGTCGTCAACTCGCTTTCGCTGAAAGAGGGCGAGGAGGAGTTCAGGCGGCGCGCGCGGCTGGTAAAAAATTACGGCGCCGCCGTGGTCGTAATGGCCTTCGACGAGGAGGGACAGGCAACGACCGTGGAGCAGCGTCTGAAGATCTGCCGGCGGGCTCATAAGCTTCTTACCGAAGAGATCGGCTTCGACGAGAGCGACATCTTTTTCGACACCAACATCCTCGTCGTCGCCACGGGTCTTGAGGAGCACAACGAGTACGCGATCAGCTTCATCGAAGCGGCGAAGCAGTTGAAGCAGTTCTTCCCGCGCTGCCATATCTCCGGCGGCGTCAGCAATATCTCGTTTTCCTTCCGCGGCAACGACGCCGTCCGCGAGGCGATGCACGCGGCGTTTCTCTATCACGCGATCCAGGCGGGTATGGACATGGGGATCGTCAACGCGGGCCAGCTTTCGGTGTACGAACAGATCCCCCAGGAGCTGCTCGGGCGCGTGGAGGACGTGCTATTCAACCGCCGCGCCGACGCGACGGAGAGGTTGCTCGAGCTGGCGGAAAGCTACAAAGGAAGCGCTAAAACCGCGGCGGAACAGGAAGCGTGGCGCGACGGAAGCGTGGAGCATCGTCTCTCGGAGGCGGTCATCAAAGGGATTCTCGACTACATCGAGCCCGACCTGGAAGAGGCGCTCAAGAAATATGACCGGCCGCTGCAAATCATCGAGGGGCCGCTCATGGACGGCATCAATGTCGTCGGCGATCTCTTCGGCGAGGGCAAGATGTTTCTCCCGCAGGTAGTCAAGAGCGCGCGCGTGATGAAAAAAGCCGTCGCCTGTCTCACGCCGCTCATGGAGGCGGAGAAGAAGGCCGCCGATCAAGGCAAGTCGCGCGCGAAGCTCGTCTTCGCGACGGTGAAAGGCGACGTACACGACATCGGCAAGAACATCGTCGGCGTCGTCCTCGGCTGCAACAACTACGAGGTCATCGATCTCGGCGTGATGGTGCCGGCGGACCGCATCATCGAAACTGCCGTCAAGGAAAAGGCCGACATCATCGGCCTCTCCGGTCTCATCACGCCGTCCCTCGATGAGATGGTGCACGTCGCGAGAGAAATGGAGCGGTGCGGCCTCAGCGTGCCGCTTCTCATCGGCGGCGCGACGACGAGCAAGAGGCACACGGCGGTGAAAATCGCGCCCGCCTACCGGCACGAGACCATCCACGTGATGGACGCGTCGCGCGCCGTTCCGGTCGTGGGCCGCCTGGCCACGTCCCAGAGCCGAAAGGAACTGGACGCGAAAAACCGCGCCGAGCAGCAGGAGATCCGCAGGGCCTACGAGGCCAAGGCGGCGGTTCAACTATTGACCTACGAGGAAGCGGAGCGGAAAAAACTGCACATCGACTGGGACGAATCGCATATCCATGTGCCGGAATTCACCGGCCCGAAGACTCTGGGCGATTTCCCATTGCGGGAGTTGGTACCGTATATCGACTGGTCGCCTTTTTTTCATACGTGGGAGCTCCGCGGGCGGTATCCGGATCTGTTGAACGATCCGGCGCGCGGGCCCGCGGCCAGGGAACTCTTCGCTAACGCGCAAAAGCTCTTGAGCGACATCGTCGAGAAGAAACTTCTGACCGCGCGCGCCGTGTACGGTTTTTTTCCTGCGAATAGCGTGGGTGACGATATCGTCCTATATACGGATGCTTCACGCGCCAAGGAGCTCACGCGTTTTCACACGCTGCGGCAGCAAAAGGAAAACCAGGCTGCCAAACCGCAGTTGTCGCTCAGCGATTTCGTCGCGCCGCGCGAGAGCGGCCTGGTAGATTACGTCGGCGCGTTTGCCGTGACGACGGGTCACGGCGCGCAGGAGTTGGCCGAGCGCTTTGAGAAGGACTACGATCAGTACAACGCCATCATGGCCAAGGCGCTGGCGGACCGCTTGGCCGAGGCGTTCGCAGAATATCTGCACAAACGCGCGCGCGCCGATTGGGGCTACGGCAAGAGCGAGAATCTTTCGAACGAAGATTTGATCGCCGAAAAATATCAGGGCATCCGCCCGGCACCCGGCTATCCCGCCTGTCCCGACCATACGGAGAAGAGAATCCTCTTCGATTTGCTCGGAGTCGAAAAGGCGGCCGGCATCACATTGACGGAAAATTTTGCCATGCTGCCCGCCGCCGCGGTCAGCGGTCTCTATTTCGCCCATCGGGAGTCCAGATATTTCGCCGTGAGCGCGGTCGGCAAAGATCAGGTGGAATCCTACGCGGCGCGCAAGGGAATGGCGGTTGCGGAAGTGGAGCGCTGGCTATCACCCGTCCTCGGCTACGACCCCGCCCGGCAGTCATAA